The Vicia villosa cultivar HV-30 ecotype Madison, WI unplaced genomic scaffold, Vvil1.0 ctg.001162F_1_1_3, whole genome shotgun sequence DNA window ggagtctcaaccatcttgacttaatgtttttctcttcctgaatcttttctaaacacggttaagtgcttgcaccttagaaccggcgctctgatgccaattgaaggatagaaaaacacttagaaagggggggtttgaataagtgtagctttaaaacttgtaagatacaaacaatttgcacaatgaattttatcctggttcgttgttaactaaactactccagtccacccccttggagtgatttacctcacctgaggatttaatccactaatcacacgagattacaatggttttccacttagccaactgctaagtcttctagagtatcctgatcacaacttgatcactctaggaacaatctgcttagataccttctaagactttctagagtatactgatcaacaacctgatcactctagttcttacaacttaatgtaaacaaattctaagagttacaatgcttcttataaagctattatcacaactgtgatttctcttaagtttaagcttaaatctcactaatatattacaacagcaatgtagtgagtttgatgatgaagtttgagagcttttgaattgaacagcgtttcagcgtttttgcataaagtcttgtattcagctttctcatcagaacttcatatttataggcgcttgagaagatgaccgttgggagcatttaatgctttgcgtaatccgtacaacattgcatttaatgtttcactcttttgtcaactacctcgagccttgttttcgctgtgtctactgacattgcctttaatagcttccaacgttccttttgtcagtcagcatagcctgccagtctagtacttgcttctgatctgatctttgtgtaaacaacgtttgaatgtcatcagagtcaaacagcttggtgcagagcatcttcttgtcatcTTACCttaaagtgcttctgagcgtgataccatgagaacttcagtgcttctgcttctgatctcaagttcttccgatgcttccatagacccatgttctgattctgcttgaccatcttctgatgtcttgccagaccatgttctgatgatgcatgctgaaccttctgagtcagtgcttcttgcgctgattttgtgcatactctttatataattcctgaaatggaaattgcatagtattagagtaccacattatctcatacaaaattcatatgtttgttatcatcaaaactaagaatattgatcagaacaaatcttattctaacaacatttgcctaacacaaatatgattaggagtcgtgtcatgcccttgtttcgaatcgagcttaattatttctttttttaccaTGTTGgctgattgcttgaggacaagcaatggtttaagtgtggggatgttgataacacgtaattatatcgtatattaggctcgattataacataaattgtttgtttattttattataattatatattattacggTATTATGCTAGTATTTTCCTTTGTTTCAGGTATTATGTTTATGCAAGAAGCATTTGGCAAAATAAGAAGAAATCGTATTAAAAAGGCAAAAGAATCAAGTTGGAGGTACTGTAGTGAAGCCCAAAACAACTCGAAAACCACAGTTGATGTCACCCCCAACATATATAATCCGCTCAATGTATTTGTGCACAAAAAGCAGAATCTATTAAATATGGATGATTTTTGGTAATGGTGGTGAGAGAGATGGTTTGCTAATGCGAACACAATTGAAAACACTCTTTTGGGATTTGAGAGTTGGAGAATCCAAAAAGTGTGAGTCAACATGTTCAAAGCATAAAGGAGACTGTCTTGTAGTGTTGTCACATTGTGTCAATTTGACCTTTATAGGGGCACCCTTTGTTTTAACTAGTTCCAACTGTGGTTTCAAATCTGTTTTTTTATAGGAAATCTCCCTCAATTGCTTTTTGATGTACAATTTCATTATGTCATCAACATTCATGAATCTCTCTTGGATCACTTCTCACTCGGTCATGATAGATATGTTTGATTTATCATCCTTcatcacaccatcatcatcaaaatagAGCATTTTCCAATGTGTGTAAACTTCATCCATACATATTGGTTTTTAAAGCTTCATCTTCATTGAAATTAAACATGCACATGGAAGATCATAAGTCATCTTAAGTTTACAACCACACTTAGAGCTATCTGAACCTGTTTTATCCACTCACTTGGCTtcgagaaaaataaaattcaatgtcGCTCAAGATATGTTGCCAACCAACTGTGAATAAAGGATGTTGTCTTTGAATCGGAGTTATAACACAATAATACTCAGAAAAAAAGATGTATGCACCTCATTATGTTGGTTTCAGAGCATTTGGTTAACGGCGTCCCAATATCGACAAAAATCACTTTTACTATTTCTCAACCAATTCTTTATTCTAACATATGCAGATTCAATTACGTTAGCTGTTGCATTACCAAAATGTAGAACCTGGTCGGTCCATGCACAAACAATCTTCTCTTAAACCTGATAAAATTGTGCCCTCAACATTTATTACCATATTTGGATATATTTCACATATACACACTCCTGAAATGTAGAACAGATTCAACATATAATGCTTCTGTGGAAGAATTTATTATAGAATTTCATGCATCCATTATATTTTCCACCACCACACCAGGTTTGACAATTTTTCCATCTTCACCTTTGACATGTTTCATGTCAACCGTAGGTTTCACTCGACTTCTCACTTTTTTGTTACGTGATACGTATAAAGTAATGCAGATGATGAAGGAAATTCTGTTGCAACTGAATTCATCAATATGGTGTCACGATTGGTGATTATGACTTGTGACATGTTTTTTTGGTCCTTCAACATAGTCTTGCACATTTCCAAAGCACATGTAACATTGTTCTTTTTTTCAGATTCCAAAAAACCAACTGAATAAGTCATCTCCGTAGAAGTAACACCAACAATTTCCAATAGTAGAAGtctatacttgtttattttttatgttgaatCAATTATGTGCATGGTGGGAAATGTGTTAAGCAACTTGATGGAATCGGTATGACTGCAAAATATATCTCGAATGGTGACTGTATCCTCACATACTTTGAACCTAGAAACATAGTCATCATTCTCCAAAAGCTTTAACAGTTGTGGCATCTCAGATCTTGGACCTCTTACCGCCTAGTTGTCTCAAGCacgtatgttgtatatatgttagATATTTGAAACATTTAAAGGTCTTTTTCCTTTCAAAGATGCGAGTATATTTTTCGGCACCACCGTGTTTAGTGTTACGTCCTAAACAAGTTCCATCTCCTTCAGAACAAGGTGGCATACAATAGGATAACTAGCTAGCTTTTCAATCAAGGCATGATTATGTATACCGGAAATCACATTAAATTTCCATGTCTCATCCACCATATGGTATCCGTGCAATTTAAAAGGACACTCACATTTCCTCGATCTTGTGTCATATTGTTTCAACTTCTTAATTTGTGGTTGGTACATGCCACTTCTTTCGCATGTCATTATTATAAATGTTTGTCTTTTATCTTAACCATTGTCGGACCTTCTGATTATAACGTGAAACCCCAATTTCTCGGCCTCCCTACAGACCCATTACAGCATATGTTCACGAACAATAAACATTTCTTTACTTATAAATTATGCACGAACATCTACCTCGATAACAACATGTCGAGCAGCCAATTTAACATCATTATTTGCTTCATCCAATTTTACATTATCATTCATTTCATCTGGTTTAAAGCCATGCTTGACTTCACCCGGTTTAACAGCCACACCCATAATAGCTTTGGGAAACATATTTGGGTGCACCATATCTAATACCAGCAACaacataaaaatattatgaaacTCAAACTATCAAGacaattcggatatgcacatccgGACCACACCAAACATCGTCCAAAGATGCATATTCTGACTCAATTCAACTCAAAGACAAGATTAATGCAAGGAATAAGGGATGAAATGAACGAGTTTTACCTGCAATTCCAACTTGTTTTTCTCCCTTTGAAGTGATGAAATGCAACAATGATGTTTGGTATTGAAAAGTTGATTGAGAATGAGAGAAATTTTTTAAGGGTTTTGCAATGGAGTGTGTTTTTAATGTGAAGAAGAAGATCAGTCAAGGTGGTgttttattaaatttatcattGGGCATtgctggagatgcatctccgaaaatatcaATGActtgttaattaaatcatttgaGTGAATAACAAAACCCCACAAATGAGTGCAGAAGATACttcgaagatgcatatccgaataCACCCAAACAGTatatggagatgcatctccgaccTTTTTTTTAACTGGGGTGTATCTCATAAACGTCAAGGATAAAGTGACTTTGGATGCGTCTGAAGATGCATCTTCGGACACATAAAAGACATTTTCGAGATTTTGACGGTGTAGAAAGAACATCCCCTTACTATAAAGAAAATATATTGGTAAAccacaaaattatttaaatatccattgatttttaaaataaatacttgtactatttaaaaatattagcTGAACAAAATGATAAATATCAGTGAGTTTCATTGTGAAAAAATTGCTATGAATTTATATCTGctttatttataataaacttGTATAAGTTAAAGTCATGATTTAAGAAGAAGAAACAATAAAGAAAACTGTTgaaattatgttatatttttcttaaaaaatgttaaattcgTACATGTTATCAATGATtatattcataaaaataaaaataaaaataaaaataaaaagttatatctattaatttttaaaatatttaatcattttaaGACAGATAGTATATATTCTttgaatttaataatataaaatacacaTAAAGAGTAAGTATTCTAGCAGCAGATCAGAATATTGGATAAATaattctattatatttttaaaaatatgtataAGTAATCAATTTGGATTTAATCTTTGTGCACAAGTATAAAAAGTTTTGAGAAAACTTAGATACAAttatttatgtgttttttactattttccaatgaaaatatgacaagtgtaatTAAGTATCTTTTATGAagtgaaaataggagaaaattaCATATGTATAGGAGGAAATTATAcatttatcatattttcattTGAAAATAGTATAAATCACGTCTAAGGAATTATATCTAAGCTTTCTCTAAaagtttttataatattaatcaaTCCTAATAATTGAATAACAATAAAtattaagttttgaaaaagattattctttttaattttaattgtaactACTTCTAACTTCGTACACATAGGGAAAAAGAGATCAACTTAagggttgactattatatttctCAGACCTCTGAAGACTATCATTCTTGGCTTGGTCGAATGGGGTTTCATCTCCGGATCAAAGTAAAAAAGGTAAAGATTTTTGGGTCAATATGACTATAAACTTGGACGGAGAAGACACTGTGGATCTCGGGGGATCACCCATGATGGGAATTACTTCCTCGGATCCTTTGAGGACCAAGAATAAGCCTCCCCTCTAGAACTAGAACTTTGACTCCAAAATTTATGTGAGTGGGCATTTTAATTTTCCATTTGACTTCCCTAACGATCTTAACAGAGCGACTCAGTTGGGATCCAGAAAGATGTCTAATTTAGCAGAGACTCGTCTTCTAAGAAGGCTCATATTGGAACGTCTATTGGAGGAGGACAATGATGGAAATCCAGTTCCATTTCTCAACCTCTTTGGTCCCATAAAAAGATAAGAAACTGCTTGTGGTTGGTGTGACCCCAATACCCTCCACAAAGAATCTCTAAGCCCCTCACAAAGGGTATTGGGATGAAGTTATGGGGGAAATACTGATAGTTCTTAAGACATTAGCTTAAAAAGGGGCGAAGGAAATCTCCACCCTATATCTGACAAGATGCAAGcatacatataaaaataatattcttcTACCCATTGTGGTCTCCTCATGCAGACCTTTTCGCCTTCGATACAAGGTTATAACAAGATATCTTCTTCATTGTTTATGGAGGATATATTCAAGTTGCCCCTAAAAGATTTTACCCTCGCTTCATTAGTGTAAGCAAAGTTGGTGTGTACTACTTCGCCTCTTCATTACATGCTTGTGTTGTTAGTGTAAAAACCATACCCTAAatagaaagataatgagaaggaaATAGAATTTATTTAATAGAAAAAAGATTTGTTGGACAAATTGAAGTTGAAAAGAACAATTAGTTGAAGGAAGAATAATAACAGGTTAAGCAAGTCCAAACAGAGAAGTGATGAAAAGGAAGTAAAGAGTCATGTAGAACATCAAGCAAAGATTATATCAAAGCATTAAAGGTTTAGTTTTAGATGTGTGCCACAAGCAAGATGAAGGGCTTCGATCATCCGGTCATTCCTTATGCATGTGACCATTGCCATCATTAAATGTTATATTTTTCTCTTAACCACTTCGTCCTTACAGACCTCATACTTGAGGGACCGTAGAATGTTACATTATAGTCCAAGTCCATTAAGTATCAATGGTCTCGATCTATTATCCATTCATCGCATAAAAAGAACAAAGAGAACTAAAAAGAGATTGAGTGAGGTCGAACACGTGTCACGTGTGGGGGAGAGCTCGACATGTTCCCATGCATGATATGAGGTGACTCATCAAACATGTTCCCAACAGCTAACGAGAATATCCTTGTCATAACTAAATAATCCAAAATCTTATTGATTGACTAAGCACGtttcatattttaaatgaatGAGTCATTCCCCATGTTCTCTAATCGATCAAAGTGAGCGTGTGACCAATGTTATAGATAAAAAATTGACATCCCTCAAATGGTTGAAATTAAATAATTTCTAACTCAAAAACTAGATAAAAGTATCAGTTATTcacatattaaaaatataaaaactttGGCTTAATTTACCACAAACAAAATCACATCTTTGTCCCCAACGCAAATCCAAAATTTCTCCGTTTGTTTTATACCAAAATTGtaataaagagaaaataaaaaactttttaaatGTAGTGAAAAAGTATACATATTAAGTTTAGAACATCACCCTTATCACCCTTAAGTTTAGAACATCATCACCCTTATACATAGTAAGACCATTTCCCACTCATCTCCACCACATGCAGCTTTTTTCCATTCCATTTCATGATTCCATATACTCCACAATCACATTTCCACCATCcactctcacaacttcacacactATTGTTCCAATAACCATCGGTTAAGTTtaccatttttttcaaattttcttttcatTACTCATTTTCCTTAATTACCCCCAACAAAAACCACCAACTCTTCTCCATCATCTTAATAACATGGGCTCACACCTCCATATCACATCCTATCTCAAACATTTATGTAATCTAACTGGTAAATCActcatgattatgacttgttttATTTTACGCCTCTTGGGGTTAGCTACCTAGTAGTAATAACAACTATCTTATCCTACGCACCCTCCTCGTGCTTCTTCTGACACTCAACCAGCGAGTCATACCCAGCACGTGTTCGTTATGCAAATGCCTAATTTTTTATTCAACCATTATTGACTCACTGGTCCCACTCAGCTTCTTCTACTACCATTCTCAAACCTTTTTCTCTTTCACTGTCTCTCTGACTCAGTGACTCGGTCAAACACAACCAATGACGCGAAAGGTTTCAAATTTCTCCGATCTGATCCAAAGGGTCACCGCTTCGTGTCTTCTCAACCCACTTGTTCCAGTAAGAAAGGTAGTTGAAGACGACTCACCATACGAATCAGACGAAAACAGAGACGAAGAACAAGAAAATTATCATAATGACGACGGTGATGATTCTGATGATGATGGAGATGAAGTTTTGGAGGAAAAGAATGCCGATTTCAAAGAAGACAAAATGACGGGGTTGAAGATTCTGAAGGTGAAGCAAATGGAAGTGTTGATGGAGGAAGTTTTCGAAACGGTGTCGTCTATGAAGAGATCATACGTGAAGTTACAAGAAGCGCATTCTCCGTGGGACGCTGAGAAGATGAGGGTTGCTGACATGGCGGTGGTTTCTGACCTGAGGAAGCTTGCTGTACTGAGGGAACGGTTTCGTCGGAATGGCGGCGGAGGTGGGAAGAAGAGTGGGAGGAGAAGAGGCTTTGGTGTGGCGTCGGTGAGGGAGGTGGTGGCGCCGTATGAGGCGGTGGTGGAGGAGTTAAAGAATGAGGTGAAGGTGAAGGATTTGGAAGTTCAGAATTTGAAAGAGAAGCTGGAAGGTGTTGTTGCTCTTTCGAGTAATGGTAGTGGTGAAAAGAAACCAGGAAGATCTCAGTCTAAGAGAAAACTAGGAATTCAAGGTACATTAACTGGTTTTATGAAAGTGTTGTGTTTCATGTTTGGTTTTGGATAATTCAGAAAAAAAGATACTTTTTGGTTTAGACTTTTAGTTTAGATTTGATGCTTTGAAGTAGAGAAGTGTTTTTTTTCAAAGTGATTCTAGCATGTGCATTCTGGTTTAGCTTTTGGAATATAACTTTTAAGGGGTTTCAGAAGCTGATTCAAGCTAATACCAAGTTACTGTTTTCTTTTTTGTGTGTGAAATTTATTCTGCAGCAATTGCAGCAGTGCCAACAGCAGAACTGTTTGAAACAACTATGGTGCAAGTAAGAGAAGCGTCGAAATCTTTCACATCTATGCTTTTATCTCTAATGCACAATGCACATTGGGATATAACGGCTGCTGTTCGTTCGATTGAAGCAGCTACTGCTTCTACTGACAAATATCATAATGCTTCGACTTCATCGATTGTATCAGCTCATCATGCTAAGTATGCGCTTGATTCTTATATATCTAGGAAGATCTTTCAAGGGTTTGATCATGAAACTTTCTATATGGATGGTAGCCTCTCTTCACTTCTGAACCCTGATCAGTTTCGTCGCGATTGCTTCACTCAGTACAAAGATATGAAGTCCATGGATCCTGCTGAGCTTCTTGGGATCTTACCGACGTGTCATTTTGGAAAATTTTGTTCCAAGAAGTATCTTGCTATTGTTCATCCCAAGATGGAGGAGTCCTTGTTTGGTAACTTGGAGCAGAATGGTCAAGTCCAAGCAGGAAACCACCCAAGGAGTGAGTTCTATAATGAATTTTTAGGGTTGGCAAAGACTGTGTGGTTGCTTCATTTACTAGCATTCTCGTTGAATCCTCCACCGAGTCAATTTGAGGCAAGCCGTGGAGCTGAGTTCCATCCACAGTATATGGATAGTGTCGTGAAGTTTTCCGGTGGGCGGGTACCGGCCGGTCAGGTCGTAGGGTTTCCGGTTAGTCCTGGATTTAAGCTTGGGAATGGATCTGTTATAAAGGCTAGGGTTTATTTGATAGCCAGAACATAATGTTTTATGAGAGATTAGACTAATCAAATTATTTGTCTAGCAGGATTAATAGGCTATTCATGTAATAAGAAAATCCTTTGGTTAGGTAATTGTTTTTCCGGGTGAATTCAGTTTGAACATGTACTCTCATgatattattttgaatttgaCCTTGAAGATAATGATATAGTTAATTCTCAAAATACTAGTATGATAGCAAGCAATATGATTCGCCATCGAGAGGAAAAGAGAATTATTAGATTCCCTGAATGCAAAACTACTTTGGATCTCACAAAGATGAAAGAACCAGTAAAATAAAATCCATTTTCACCATCATAGATTCATATGCAAGGTAGTGTACCCAATGACAATATTTGAATTGAGAAACAGGTTACAAACCAAAAATTGGTGTTAATAGATGCTTCATTTCGTTGGGAAATGGGTAATGTATTTCCCAGAAAAATGATGTATCATAATAATACAATATAGTGTACACCTATAAAGTGAATGTAATTTGACCGTAAGAATATATGAATGGTAACATCCACTGTCCACAGGCACGCAGGTAACAAATATAGAAATACAATGTGACTTCTCTGCATTGCAGAAATACGAAATAATAATTGTAGAAATCTTTCTCTTGCAGCAAATTTAAGAGCGGTTAATTGTAGAAATCTTTCTCTTGCTGCAAATCTAAGAGCCGTTGGGTAGCTAGCATTCATCCGAGAAAAGAAAAGGTATTTCTGCTTGCTGAATCTAATCATCATGAAGAGTAACGACAATGTTTATCCTCTAAAAACTCCTTTGGCCTGTCGAAAGGATCAAATGGTGAGCACTTCAAATATTGCAAGGCAGAATCATGGTCAAATACAGTTTTAGGAAAAGTGAAGTTTACCAACAAACAGTTAACAATATCAAAAGGCGAAAGCAAAGTTATGGTTTACAAGGCCATACATAGGTGCTTTATATATCAGAAAAGTACTTAAAAGAGATGGTTTTATCGGAAAATTTACATGTATGTTTTAGCTGAGAGTCCAATCTAGAACAGGACCATTCTACTTGGCTA harbors:
- the LOC131633670 gene encoding protein GRAVITROPIC IN THE LIGHT 1-like; this translates as MTRKVSNFSDLIQRVTASCLLNPLVPVRKVVEDDSPYESDENRDEEQENYHNDDGDDSDDDGDEVLEEKNADFKEDKMTGLKILKVKQMEVLMEEVFETVSSMKRSYVKLQEAHSPWDAEKMRVADMAVVSDLRKLAVLRERFRRNGGGGGKKSGRRRGFGVASVREVVAPYEAVVEELKNEVKVKDLEVQNLKEKLEGVVALSSNGSGEKKPGRSQSKRKLGIQAIAAVPTAELFETTMVQVREASKSFTSMLLSLMHNAHWDITAAVRSIEAATASTDKYHNASTSSIVSAHHAKYALDSYISRKIFQGFDHETFYMDGSLSSLLNPDQFRRDCFTQYKDMKSMDPAELLGILPTCHFGKFCSKKYLAIVHPKMEESLFGNLEQNGQVQAGNHPRSEFYNEFLGLAKTVWLLHLLAFSLNPPPSQFEASRGAEFHPQYMDSVVKFSGGRVPAGQVVGFPVSPGFKLGNGSVIKARVYLIART